AAAAAATATTTTTTAGCGCTTTGACTTTTTTAACCCTTATTCGACAAACTTATTGTAAAAAGTTAATCTTATATCGTGTACAAAATTCAAGATGTATTGATCGATTTTTGCATGTGAGGAGTCATAAACATGTCAGGTCATTCCAAATGGGCCAATATTAAGCATAAAAAAGCAAAAGAAGATGCAAAGCGTGGTAAAGAATTTACCAAGCTTGTAAGAGAAATAACCATTGCTGCAAAATCAGGCGGCGATCCTGCGGGTAATCCAAGACTTCGTCACTTAGTTGAAGAAGCAAAAGAGATCAATATGCCTGCTGAAAATGTTCAGCGCGCTATCAAAAAAGGAACTGGAGAACTTCCTGGTGTCATGTATGAAGCAATCACCTACGAAGGACATGGACCATCTGGAGCTGCTATAATAATTGAAGTTTTAACTGACAATAAAAATCGAGTTGTTGCTGATCTTCGCCATATATTTTCTCGCAATGGTGGAAACCTTGCAGAGACTGGTTCTTTAAATTGGATGTTTGAGCGCCTTGGAATTGTCCGAGCTCATACACCAGAAGGACTAACAGAAGACTCGCTTTTTGAACAATTAATTGAGTTTGACATCAAAGATATTTCAATTGAAAATGGCACTTTAACTATCAGCATGCCTCTAGTAAGCTTGCATGAAGTTACTGAAGCTGTAAAAAAATTAAACATTAAAATTGACGATTCACAAATTGAATGGGTTGCACAAAATTTTGTAACCTTAGAAGCAGA
The sequence above is a segment of the Candidatus Dependentiae bacterium genome. Coding sequences within it:
- a CDS encoding YebC/PmpR family DNA-binding transcriptional regulator, with the translated sequence MSGHSKWANIKHKKAKEDAKRGKEFTKLVREITIAAKSGGDPAGNPRLRHLVEEAKEINMPAENVQRAIKKGTGELPGVMYEAITYEGHGPSGAAIIIEVLTDNKNRVVADLRHIFSRNGGNLAETGSLNWMFERLGIVRAHTPEGLTEDSLFEQLIEFDIKDISIENGTLTISMPLVSLHEVTEAVKKLNIKIDDSQIEWVAQNFVTLEADAEEKAFNLLEKIEEYDDVQNVYTNIG